Below is a genomic region from Enterobacter hormaechei subsp. xiangfangensis.
TACCCCCATGTAGTTTTTATCATCCAGATATTCGTAACCCACTTCATATTGCATGGCGAAATTCTTCGTTATCTGATGATACGGCCGGATACCCGCGACCCACATGGAGCGTCCCCAGCCGTCATCATCGCTGGTCCACCAACGGTAGTTTTTGTCTTTCTGATAAAACGCAAAGGTCGAAACTTCTACTTCGCCCAGGCTGGCCATACCATCCAAAATCACGCGCCAGGACTGGGTGTCATCTAAGTTTGCCCAACCCCAGCCGTTTTTACCCAGCGAGTCAGCGGCAGCGAGCCCTTTGCCGTACTGGAAAACAATGCGGGAATAGCCACCTGTCAGCCCATAAAAACTGTCGACGTTATACAGCGCCGTCACGCCATAACCTTTTTCAGCAGAAGTGGGATGGTTTTCGTTGCGGTTCATATGGTGGCCAATAAGCTCAACATCCAGCCCGGTGCCGCCGATTTTTTTAAACCAGAGGTTAAACGAGTAATCGTCAGGGTATCCCTGATCCCCCAGAGCCACGGGATAGGCTTTGGCTTCATCCGTTGTTGAAAACGCATAAACGCCGGCGTCAAAGCGCGCAAAGCCTAAATCCAGGTTATCAAACCCGCCCCCCGTTCCGTTGTACTGAATATACTCCCAGTCGAACTGGTGGCTGGAAAGATTGGAGCTGCTGTAACGTTTACCCGCCCAGAAAGTCATATCCGGCGCAAAATCGAGATTTGATAACTCAGCAAAACCTTCACGGAACTGGGTTTCTTTACCGTCATCGTCGGTACAGTTCCAGTCTGCGGTACATTTTGTTTGATGCGTCAGGTTGGCCTGAACACGGGCGACTGCGCCTGTGTCTGATTTCAGCGTGACCGTCGGGATAAGCTCAATCTTGGTATCTTCTTCGTTCCCCAGACGCCATTTCCCGTCGGGCATCAGTCCCACTGAATCCACCCGGTTTCCGTCACTGTTGGCGAGGATCCCTGAGCGCAAATAGCCGTGGAGTGCAAAATCATATTTCTCATCGGCGCTGGCATAGCCGCTGATGACAGTGAGGGTAATCAAGGACAGAGGTATTGATTTAATTAACGTTTGCATAGGTTCCCTTTGAATTTTTATTTTCACGGTTAAACGTGCAGGGGAAATGTAAGGATCAAAAATGGAAATGTACATCCATTAACGGAAAGCGCTTTCCGTCTTTGCCGGATTGAATCACAAATTTGAGATCTTTGAGAATATTTTTGTGATTAAGGTAACGAATTAAGCTTCTGCCCACGAGAAATGGGCAGAAACAGAAAGAGGAGCGTTATTTTTCCAGCTGCATCAGCTGGCGTTCGTGAACCTTAAAGAATGGACGATAAAGCATCCATGCGTTGAAAAAGGCAAACAGGCACATACACATATTCTTCCAGCTACCGTTGGCCGACCATGCTGCACCCAGCAGTGAGGGCATTGACCATGGCAGCATTGCAACGGCCCTGTCGAGGATACCCATTTGCGTCAAATACCAGGCTATACAGGCATTTATCAACGGAACAAAAACAAAGGGCAGTAAAAAAACCGGGTTCATGATGACGGGGAAGCCAAACAATATTGGCTCATTAATGTTGAACAGAGAAGGCAAAAGACCAATCTTTCCCACACTCTTCAACTGCCTTGAGCGGCTTCGCATTGCCATAAACACCAGTGGCAACGTTGAGCCGATACCGCCAATCAACAGATAAAAATCCCAGAACCCCTGGAGATAAATATGGGGTAGCACAGCCTCCCCAGCAGCCAGGGCTCGCTGATTTTCAAACAGATAGGTGAGCCAGAACGGGTTCATGATACCCGTTATGATCAGGGCACCGTGTATACCAACAAACCATAAAAGATTACACAGAAACAAGGAGATAAGCACCGCCGTAAGAGTATCCGACGCCACGATAAGTGGACGTAATGCTTCCCCAATCAGTTGCGGCAAAATTTGTCCGGTCGTGTGCAGCATCACGGCATTCATCACGCTGATGGAGAGCATAATCACCAGCAGCGGCATCAGCAGCTGGAAGCCATTTCGTGTCATCACCGGCACCTCCTCCGGCAAACGAATACACCATCCTCTCTTATAAAAAAGCCTTATTATTTCAATCGAATATGCGCTTGAAATGAGGGCAGTAAAGAGCCCCATCCCTCCCAGAAACACATTCGTCGCACCATTATCCCGAAAGCCGATAAACAGCAGAAAGGCGAGACATCCGGTGAGCCCGCACAGCCGTTCCGGTAATTGATATTGCTTGGCAAGGCTGGCACTTGCACCGAATGCAACAATCAGCGCCACCAGGCCGAGCGTCAGTTCAAAGGTTGGTAACAGCATCGGACGCAGCAGCAGATAAAAAGATCCCAATCTCGAGGCGCTTGAAATGGCGAACGGTGGAAACAGCATTGGCACCATCAGACTTCCCACGATGACAAAAGGCATCGCAAGAGTAAAACCGTCTCGCATCGCTGTAATGTGTTGATTCTTAGTGATTATATTCGCTACTGGTGTGAGGCGTTGCTCTATCAAATCCACAGCAACATTCATCAAATGAATGTTCATAACTCGACCTTAGTAGTTCGTGAATAGCAGGGATGATCGCGCACATTCATACAAAGTGAAAGGTGCTCTCAAGTGATCGTGGTCACAATTACCTTATCCATAAACGGAAAGCGCTTTCCGTTTTGTTCCGTGGTGACTATATTCCAGCCATAAATTCAAAGGAGACGTTATGAAAAAAATCATGTTGTGTTGTTCTGCCGGAATGTCTACCAGCCTGCTGGTGAAAAAAATGGTCGATGAAGCGCACAAGCGTGGCCTGGAAGCAGAAATCAAAGCGTATGGCGTTGCCGAATTTGCCGAGCAGGTTGGTCACTACCAGGTGGTATTGCTTGGACCACAGGTGAAGTACATGCAAAGCGATCTTCAGAAACAAGCCGATAAATACGGGATCCGCGTTGAGCCAATCAACATGATGGATTACGGCATGCAAAAAGGGGGTGCCGTTCTCGATTTCGCCCTCTCCCTGATAGATAACAAATAACGAAGGGAAAACCTATGAGCTCTCTGTACGCAAAACTAATTCAGATTATCGAAAAGAAAATTACTCCGATGGCGGGCGCCGTCGGCCAGCAAAAATATGTCACCTCCATTCGTGACGGCTTCATTACCGCTCTGCCGTTCATGATCGTGGGTTCTTTTATGCTGGTGTTTATCTTCCCCCCCTTCTCGCCCGACACGTCCTGGGGCTTCGCCCGGGCATGGCTGCAATTCTCGCTTGAGCATCGTGAAGCCCTCATGCTGCCCTTTAACTTCAGCATGGGAATTATGACAATCTTTATTTCCGTCGGGATTGCCGCAAGTCTGGCCAAACACCACGATCTCGACGCACTTACCGCCGGGATGCTTTCATTAATGGCCTTTTTGCTTGTCGCTGCGCCATTGAAGGACGGGCAGATTTCAACGGCCTACTTCTCCGGTCAGGGGATCTTTACAGCCATTCTGGTGGCTATTTACTCCACGGAACTTTACGCCTTCCTGAAGCGACATAATATTACCATCCGCCTGCCGCCGGAGGTCCCAACCGGCGTAGCGCGCTCGTTTGAGATCCTCATCCCGGTACTGGCAATCGTCATCACGCTGCATCCGCTGAACCTGTTTATTGAAGCGCAACTGGGGATGATCATTCCCGAAGCGATTATGTCGCTGGTGAAACCGCTGGTTGCCGCGTCAGATACGCTCCCCGCAGTGCTCCTCTCGGTGCTTGTGTGCCAGGTGCTCTGGTTTGCAGGTATCC
It encodes:
- a CDS encoding PTS sugar transporter subunit IIC, which gives rise to MSSLYAKLIQIIEKKITPMAGAVGQQKYVTSIRDGFITALPFMIVGSFMLVFIFPPFSPDTSWGFARAWLQFSLEHREALMLPFNFSMGIMTIFISVGIAASLAKHHDLDALTAGMLSLMAFLLVAAPLKDGQISTAYFSGQGIFTAILVAIYSTELYAFLKRHNITIRLPPEVPTGVARSFEILIPVLAIVITLHPLNLFIEAQLGMIIPEAIMSLVKPLVAASDTLPAVLLSVLVCQVLWFAGIHGALIVTGIMNPFWMANLSVNQAAIAAGEAIPHIYVQGFWDHYLLIGGVGSTLPLAFLLLRSKAIHLRTIGRMGVVPGVFNINEPILFGAPIIMNPLFFLPFVLVPMVNATFAWFALDLDLVSRVVSMTPWTTPAPIGASWAANWSFSPVILCLICMVTSAVMYFPFLKAYEKQLLEQEHENAVEHAEDAAQSA
- a CDS encoding PTS sugar transporter subunit IIB, whose product is MKKIMLCCSAGMSTSLLVKKMVDEAHKRGLEAEIKAYGVAEFAEQVGHYQVVLLGPQVKYMQSDLQKQADKYGIRVEPINMMDYGMQKGGAVLDFALSLIDNK
- a CDS encoding maltoporin, producing the protein MQTLIKSIPLSLITLTVISGYASADEKYDFALHGYLRSGILANSDGNRVDSVGLMPDGKWRLGNEEDTKIELIPTVTLKSDTGAVARVQANLTHQTKCTADWNCTDDDGKETQFREGFAELSNLDFAPDMTFWAGKRYSSSNLSSHQFDWEYIQYNGTGGGFDNLDLGFARFDAGVYAFSTTDEAKAYPVALGDQGYPDDYSFNLWFKKIGGTGLDVELIGHHMNRNENHPTSAEKGYGVTALYNVDSFYGLTGGYSRIVFQYGKGLAAADSLGKNGWGWANLDDTQSWRVILDGMASLGEVEVSTFAFYQKDKNYRWWTSDDDGWGRSMWVAGIRPYHQITKNFAMQYEVGYEYLDDKNYMGVNGKGKGGLTKVTIAPTLTFDSGFWSRPQLRFFATYAKWDKGVSDAMDRNYDWSTGTLSPGGYSRSGDTDTLNFGVQAEVWF
- a CDS encoding PTS sugar transporter subunit IIC, with product MNIHLMNVAVDLIEQRLTPVANIITKNQHITAMRDGFTLAMPFVIVGSLMVPMLFPPFAISSASRLGSFYLLLRPMLLPTFELTLGLVALIVAFGASASLAKQYQLPERLCGLTGCLAFLLFIGFRDNGATNVFLGGMGLFTALISSAYSIEIIRLFYKRGWCIRLPEEVPVMTRNGFQLLMPLLVIMLSISVMNAVMLHTTGQILPQLIGEALRPLIVASDTLTAVLISLFLCNLLWFVGIHGALIITGIMNPFWLTYLFENQRALAAGEAVLPHIYLQGFWDFYLLIGGIGSTLPLVFMAMRSRSRQLKSVGKIGLLPSLFNINEPILFGFPVIMNPVFLLPFVFVPLINACIAWYLTQMGILDRAVAMLPWSMPSLLGAAWSANGSWKNMCMCLFAFFNAWMLYRPFFKVHERQLMQLEK